AAGATAGCTGCGACGCTTTCAGCGTGAGCCTGTTACATAACGTCACCACCCCGACCCTAGGAACGAGGAGACAGTGTAGTTAACGATTGCTGTCACACACAAAAGAACTTATTCGGTTGCAATAACAACTTATTCTTACCCTTTCAGGTTATTGCAAAATCATTGCACGCTATTTTATCAGCGACCCTACTATAGTAGTAAGGTGTAGTCTGTAAGGGTAAGAATATTTTTTCAACTACTCTACGTCATCAATTCAGATTACGTAAAATTCCTACAATCATGGCAAACGACAATCGGCCACAGAACTTGAATAGCGCTTTACTGAGGTTAGGCGTTCACTCAAACACTTCCTTAATGGGTATGTGCAACCAATATGCACAAAACCACAACGTGGATGCTGCAATCCACTATATTAGTGTTACAATTGGCGGAGAAATCGCCAATAATATCTTTCAAGTTATTGAGAACTGGCCTTCTTCGAAGGACTGGTTTGACAAAGAAACGGGAGAATACACCATGTGAGTAACATAGTGTTATGAACCCGAGAAAACAGCCTCTGCGAAAGCAAAGGCTGTTTTTTTGTCCTAATTTTCGCCAAGCCCTAATTCTGACGTTTATTTCTGAATTTCTGGGCCCAGCCTACGCGGTGCAATTGCTGCGGACGAGTCATGGCTAGCGCATCCGCCTCCACATCCTCCGTAATCGTACTGCCAGCGCCGACAATAGCGCCCTCACCCACCTCAACCGGCGCTACGAGTGCGCTGTTGGAGCCGATAAAGGCATGATCGCCAATGGTCGTGCGATATTTCTGGAAGCCGTCATAGTTACAGGTAATCGTTCCCGCACCGATATTAGCATAAGCGCCCACATGTGCATCGCCCACATAGCTGAGGTGATTCACCTTCGCGCCTTCTTCTAAATCAGCATTTTTAATTTCAACAAAGTTACCGATACGCGCGCCTTTGCCAATGTTGGCTCCTGGGCGTAAACGTGCATAAGGCCCAATAATAGCATCTTTGGAAACATGTGCCCCTTCAAGATGCGAGAAGGCGCGGATGCGAGCACCCGATTCCACCTCAACTCCCGGCCCGAAATAAACATTCGGCTCGATCACCACATCTTTATGAATTTCAGTATCGTGGCAAAAACTAACCGTCTCTGGCGCCTGCATCGTCACGCCTGAGCGCATGATATGGTTTCGCGCACGGGCTTGATAAGCGTGCTCGGCGGCGGCTAAATCCACGCGATCATTCACGCCCAATAGCGATTCTTCCGATGCCTCAACTACGGCGCACGTTTTGCCTTCCTTCACCGCAATTTCGACCAAATCTGTTAGGTAATATTCACCCTTAGCATTATCGTTTTTAATTTGAGCGAGGTAGCGGATCAAGTCTTTCGCATTCACCGCCATCACACCTGAGTTACACAGGTTAATCGCACGCTCTTGCGCATCTGCTTCTTTAAATTCGACGATTCTCTGCAAGTCACCCTTATCATCGCATACTAAACGGCCATAGGCAGCAGGGTCTACCGGACGCATCCCTAAGACCGTTACCGCGGCTTTTGTCAGGATCATCGCGCGCAAGGTTTCGACCTCAATCAATGGCGTATCACCGTAAAGCACGAAGACTAAACCGTCGAACCCGTCGAGTGACTCTTCTGCAGCACGCACCGCATGACCGGTGCCGAGTGCCTCATGCTGAATGGCGGTGTTTGCATCATAATCCAGCTGCGCGATCACTTCTGCGACCTTCGGCATTTCAGGGCCGACCACGACCACCATTTCTTCCGGCTTCAACTGAGAACTCGTTTTTAAGACATGCCCCACCATCGGCAAACCCGCTACTTCATGTAGCACCTTAGGTAAAGGCGATTTCATTCTCGTTCCCTGCCCTGCACACAGAATCACACAAGCGATCGATGGTTTTTTCATAGCTTCCAGCCTCAAAATTGCTTACAATTCACCGTAATAAGAAGAAATTAGGGAAACCATGCCTCAGATACCAGCCAATTTTGTCATGCCAGCACTTCTAGCCTTATGCGGGTTGCTACTTGTGGTGCTTTTCACCCATTTTTATCGCACGAGCCGCATGCGACGCATCATGAATGTGCAACGTGAACATATTATCCGCTTAGAGGCCGAAGCAGAAGCCTCAGACCGTTACGGCGATACGTTCAAAGATGCCGCCCGTGCAAGCGTGATGGCCGTAGGACAAGAGCTCTCCAGCAAGCTGCTCGAAGATCATAAGCGCGAAGCGGAAGCGGTTAAGCAATCAATCGGACAAAAAACAGAAGAACAACAACAGAAGTTCCTCAAACAATTTGGTGAGCTTTCAAATGCCGTTGCGGCGATCAATGAAACCAGCAAGCAAACACAAGATAAAGCTGATACACTCTGGCGCACCATGTCATCGCCCGGCACTGCAGGGCAGCTTACGGAAGTCTCATTAGAGAATCTTCTACTGAATCTCGGCCTACAAAGAGGCACCGACTTCGACCTACAAGCCAGTATGACCAACGATGCAGGAAGTAACTTTCGTCCTGATGGCATTGTCTACCTCCCCTTTGACCGCCTGATGATTATCGACTGCAAAGCCTCTAAATATGAACTCGAACTCGCTGCTGCAGAAACCGAACAAGAGCGCACGCAAGCCGAAGCAAAATTTAGCCAAGCCATGCATAAGCACATCACCTCGCTTGCGCAAAAGAACTACACTGCGGCCGTGATTGACGATCATAAACGCCGTACCGGAAACGCACCTCACCCACAGATTATCAATGTGATGTATATCGCCTCCGATGCGGCGGTTTCGCGCCTTGATACGATCGATGGTAGCTTCCGCGAGAAGATGCAAAAATATGGCATTATCGCCGTAGGCCCCGCAGGTTTACATGGCCTATGCAGTATCGCCTCGATGCAGATTTCTGAACTCAAACGAGATGAAAATCGCGAGAAAATCGTTAAAGAAATCGAACGGATCCTTGCTGGCCTTGCCATCAATCTTGATCATTTAGAGAAAACCGGCACGCATCTAAAGCGCGCGGCGGAAAGCTACACGAAATTCACCTCTTCCTATAACCGCACCTTATCGCCCAGACTCAAGAATATTGAGAAACTCGGTATCTCACCTGAAGGAAATAAGAAACTCCCCGGCAAACTTCTTGGCTTTGAGATGCGCGAAACGAATGAATGGATTGAAGGTGAAGCCGAAGATGCCGATAATGTCACTTCATTGGAAGATAAACGAAAGAGTACCTCTTAATGCAATTCCCCGGACCACAATGGCCTGAGCTCGAAACCATCACACTCACCGATGGTCGCACCCTCGCCTTCCGCCGTATTGGCGCAAAAACCGGTAAACCGGTCCTCTTCTTCCACGGCACGCCCGGTTCTCACACGCTCGGTTTTATGGCCGGTGATGCTGCGGAACGTGCAGGCTATCAACTTATCTGCCCTGATCGTCCAGGCATTGGTGATTCTGCCCCTCAGAAAGGCCGAGAATTGCGGCACTACCCTTTGGATATGATTCAACTCCTCGCACATTTAAAGATCAAAGAATGCGGCGTGATTGGCATTTCCGGCGGCGCCCCTTATGCGTTCCAATGTGCCTATGACCTGCCCAATCAAATCACGTTCGTCACTAGCTTATCCGGATGGCTTAGCTTCGGGCGTGAAGAGGCAACTGGCATCAAATTACCCAAGCCCATCAACACGTTCCGCTTAATGTATAAAAGCAAATTCACCGTACCGGCTGTCGGCAAACTCACCGAATATACCGTCAATAAGCAGCCGGATAAATTCGTCGCACATTTACGCAAAACCCTACCGCCTGCAGATGTCGCACTGATGGATGTGGATTTTTATCGTGAGCTCTTCCTCTATGATTTGCAAAATGCCTATAAAAATGGATGGAAAGGCCCAGCCGTGGATGGCGCCCTGCAATTTGGTGATCAGCCTTTCGCCTTACACAATATCAAACAGCCCGTCATCTTACTACATGGCACCGCCGATAGCGTTGTGCCCTACGCCATGGCCGAAGCCTACAATAAGCACCTACCGAATGTAGCGGAATTCATCACCACCCCCGAAGGCGGGCATCTTTGCGCTGCGACGGAAGAAGGTAAGGTGTTTAACGCGATTAAGAAAATTGATACTTAAAAGCCTGGATTAAAGCCTTCTAGTTCAACTTTATTCATTAGACTATCCGTATGCCTCCCAAGTGAGTCCGCTGCTGGAGGAGTGCGGTTGAGAATATCATCTATCAAACTCCCCCGTAAAGAGGAAATCGTATCTTGTGCTCCGGTAGCGGCTCCCTGCTCACCCAGAATCACCTCCCCTGCCGGAACATCTGGTAAGGTATTTAGTTGGGCATTAAACTCATTGATAAAATCTTGCTGCTGCTCAGCGCGTATTTGTTCATTGAGTTCCAAAAACTCTGCACCACTCATTGTATTTTCAATAACTCTAAAGTTATCAACATTCTTAAACACATATCTATTGGCGCCACCCTCTGCATCTGTATTGCTAGTTACCCCTTCTCCCGCAGAGGAATACGTTACTGCGCCATCCACTGGAGCAGAATGTGTTTCCGTCTTTGTTTCGGTCGCGGAAGCCTCATGATGTTCTTCAACAGCGGGCTCATCAACATGCTCACCTACCTTATGATCACCCGCATCATGCCCTCCACCGTCTGAGATAACCGCTCCTTGCTCCATGGCGCTTTGAGGTAAATATTCTGAAATTTCCGGCCAGTCTCCACTTAAGCTCGCGCCGATAATGGAGCCGATAATACCACTAACGATCGCATGTTTGATGCCGGCGCTAATAACGCTCGAAGCTTCCACCTTATGCGCATTAGCGATCTCTTCGGAGGTGGGTTGGCCGCCTGCGGCGTATAAAGCAGCTTCACGCTTTTTCCCCTCTCGTTTAGCCTCTTGGTTTCCACGATAAAGCCCGACTAACCCTGCGGCGAGCATCGTTACCATAATGGGGGTTGCAAGCGCACTTAAGCCAGCCATCGCGATGGCGCCGCCTACAGCCATTCTGACCAAAGCAAAAACCGCAACAGATGTCGCCACCGAAAACAGGAAGTCGCTAGGATTATTCGCAACGCTATGCGCAAAATGTTTTACTTTATTTGAAAAAGCGATCGGTCGATAACCCACTTGAGAACTATCATCAACCTGCAGGTTAGAGCGTGAAGGTTGCGCAACAAAAGGGTCCGGCGCAGCAACCACTGTTGGTTGCCCCGCTCTTACGTCTCTTTTGTTATATGTCGCTACTTCGGTCACACATCTCCACTTACATTATTCAATCTCGGAATGAGTATAAAGGATTACCCCCCTCAACCGAAGGAGGGGTATGTTACGATTAGATGACAGTCAGAGCGCCTAAGCTACCTTTTTACTCTTGCCCTCAGCGCCTTTTTTCTTATTTAGGTACGGCTTGAGCCATTTCCCTGTAATAGAGCGCTTCTCTTTGATCACCTCTTCCGGCGTGCCTGCAACAACGAGCTCGCCGCCTTTATGACCACCACCCGGGCCGATATCGACCACCCAATCCGCCGTTTTCACGACATCTAGGTTATGCTCAATCACGACTACCGTGTTACCCGCATCGACCAAGCGATGCAGCACCATAAGGAGCTTCGCAATATCTTCACTATGCAAGCCTGTAGTTGGCTCATCAAGAATATAAAGCGTACGACCTGTCGAGCGTTTTGATAGCTCACGTGCCAGCTTAATACGCTGTGCCTCACCCCCGGAAAGTGTCGTCGCTGATTGGCCAATACCAATATAACCCAAGCCGACTTCTTCGAGTGCTTTGCATTTTTCACTGATCGATGGATGTGCTTCAAAAAACTTTGAAGCCTCTTCAACCGTCATGTTTAGAACGTCAGAGATCGACTTATCTTTATACGTCACTTCCAGCGTTTCGCGGTTATAACGCGCGCCTTGGCAGACATCACATTTCACGTAAACATCTGGCAGGAAGTGCATTTCAATCTTGATAACGCCGTCCCCTTGACATGCTTCACAACGTCCGCCTTTAACGTTAAAGCTAAAGCGGCCCGACTTATAGCCACGCGCTTTTGCTTCCGGCAATTGAGCGAACCAATCACGAATGGGCGTAAATGCCCCGGTATAAGTCGCCGGATTCGAACGTGGAGTACGCCCAATCGGCGATTGATCAATCTCAATCACCTTATCGATAAACTCAAGACCTGTGATTTTATCATGTGCTCCCGGATGTGCCTTACTTCCGTGCAACTTGCGCATGGTCGCCTTATAGAGCGTTTCAATCGTCAGGCTAGATTTACCGCCACCCGATACTCCTGTGACGCAAGTGAGCGTCGCCAGTGGAATCGTCACATCGATATCTTTAAGGTTATTCGCACGCGCGCCTTTAATCGTAATCGCTTTGATTTTCGACGTTTCACGACGTTTCTTCGGCACTGCAATCTCTCTTTTACCCGAGAGATACTGACCTGTAATGGAATTAGGATCATCCATCACTTCTTGCGCGGTACCTTCTGATACGATGAGACCACCATGCACACCGGCACCCGGCCCCATATCGATCAGGTAATCTGATTCGCGCATTGTATCTTCATCATGCTCTACCACGATCACGGTATTTCCCAGATCACGAAGGTTTTTCAACGTACTTAGCAGACGTTCATTATCGCATTGGTGCAAGCCAATTGAAGGCTCATCCAACACGTAAAGCACGCCAGAAAGGCCGGAACCAATTTGCGATGCCAAACGGATACGCTGTGACTCACCGCCCGAAAGCGTGCCAGATTCACGGCTCAGCGTGAGGTAATCCAAGCCTACATTATTGAGGAAACCAAGACGAGCGCACAGTTCCTTGAGCACTTTTTCACCAATTTGCTGATGCGTTTTGCTAAGCTTTTTTTCTATGCTAGAGAACCACTCGACCGCTTCTTCAATCGACAAACGGCAAATCTCACCAATATGATGATCAGCCACTTTAATGCAGAGCGATTCTTTATTCAGGCGATAACCATTACACGCTTCACACGGGCTGATATCTTGATATTTACCAAGCTCTTCGCGCACATGATCGCTTTCCGTCTCATCGGACTTACGTCTGAGCGATGGGATAATACCTTCAAATGGCTTGTTACTGAGGAAGCTACGCAAACCATCATTATATTTGATTTTCACCACTTCCTCGCCGGAGCCGTAAAGCAGCATTTCCTGAGTTTCGTCTGGCAGGTCTTTAAACGGCACAAGCGGATTGAATCCGAAATGCTGAGATAAACCTTCAATCGTTTGTTTATAATATTTCGTTTGCGTGTTCGCCCAAGGCGCAATCGCATCATCCAGCAACGATTTCTTCGGATCGGGTACGATCAGTTCTGGTACGAAGAAAATCTCCGTTCCGAGGCCATCACACTCTTTACAAGCACCATAAGGGCTGTTGAATGAGAATAAACGCGGTTCAATTTCATCAATCGTAAAGCCGCTTTCGGGGCAAGCGAACTTGCTTGAAAGCAGGATAAACTCGCTATCTCCGCCTTTTTTCTTCGGCAGAACTTCGACCATTACCAAGCCGCTCCCCGTATTCACAGCCGTTTCCATTGAGTCCGCCAAACGCACTTCGATATCGTCTTTAATCACCAAGCGATCGACGATAACTTCGATCTCATGCTTCTTATTTTTATCGAGCTTAGGCAGTTCATCATCAAATTTATACACTTCGCCATTAATGCGTACCCGCTGGAAGCCAGCCTTCTGCGCGGCAATAAGTTCGCCATGATGCTCACCTTTACGGCCACGCACAACCGGCGCAAGCAGGTGAAATTTCGTGCCCTCAGGCAGTTCCATCACCTTATCAACCATCTGACTAACCGTTTGACTTTCAATCGGTTTACCTGTCGCTGGAGAATATGGAACACCAATACGCGCATAAAGCAAACGCAGGTAATCATAAATCTCAGTCACCGTACCTACGGTCGAACGCGGATTCTTGCTGGTCGTCTTCTGATCAATCGCAATTGCAGGTGATAGGCCGGTGATGCTCTCGACATCCGGCTTATCCTGAATATTCAAAAACTGGCGCGCATAGGCCGATAGACTCTCGACATAACGACGCTGTCCTTCCGCATAGATCGTATCAAACGCAAGCGAGGATTTACCTGAGCCTGAAAGCCCTGTCACCACCACCAACTGATTCTTAGGAATATTAACATCCACATCTTGCAGATTATGTTCTTTCGCGCCACGAACGCGGATAAAAGGATCACTTGGGTTTTCGAGAGCTGACATATTCGCCTGTACCTGTACTTCTTTAAGGGGCATGCACTCTAGCCAATTTTCCTCTACCATGCTAGCGATAATTACGGTTTCTCTACAAAATACCCTTATACCACATCTTGCAGATAGGCGAGTAAGGCTAGCCCACCAACTTTTTGGCGTGCGTCATTTATTTTGCGCAGTAAAACTAATGACAAACCTATAAAACTGCGCTATTCCTTCACAAAATTAATAAGAACATAAATGAGGGCATCATGGCTGGTAGCATCAATAAAGTAACTTTAATCGGTAATGTGGGTAACGAACCTGAGATTCGTCAAACACAGGATGGCCGTGAACTTGCAAATCTTTCCATCGCGACATCGGATAGCTGGCGCGATAAAAACACAGGCGAACGCCGTGAGAAAACTGAATGGCACCGTGTGGTCGTCTTCAATGAAGGCCTCGTTAAAGTGATCAAAAACTATGTTCACAAAGGCTCTAAGCTTTATCTTGAAGGCGCGCTTCAAACACGCAAATGGACTGGCAATGACGGTATTGAGAAATACACAACTGAAGTCGTCCTCCAAGGCTTTAACGGCAATTTGACTATGCTCGACAGCAAAGGCAGCCAAGGTGGAAGCTACAATCAAGATAGTGGCAGCCAGAACCAAGGCCAACAGCAAGCCTCACCTGCATTTGGTCAAGTCCCAGGTGGCAATGCGAGCAATGCTCCCGCAGCAGCGCCTGAATTAGACGATGAAATCCCATTCTAATTTTTAAGGTTATCCAACCATGGATAAGTTAAAATTTTGGGGCGCCGCGGTCGGCTTTATCCTTTTTCTTTGGATTATGTCACCAGACCCTGAGCCTGAAGCGACAGATTTTACGACCACAGAAGCCCAGCTAACGGGTGATGGGGCCACCATTTTATCTGATCCGCTAGACGGACCGCAAACCATGCAGTTCAAGACTGGCAAAGTGCCCATTACAACACGAGGCGGCAATTTACCTCTCGTTTTAGGCTTTGCGCATAGTGACGAACAGCAATCCGCCGGGTTAATGCATTACCGCGTTTGGCCAAATTACATGCACGGGTTACTGTTCCTTTTTGAAGAAGAAGATAGCTACAGCATGTGGATGCGCAACACGCATCTATCGCTTGATATTGCCTTTATTGATCGTAACGGACGGATCGTTCAGATTGTCAGGAACACTACGCCAAAATCAGAAGTTCCGATCAAAGCACAAGATCAGGTTCTCGCTATTTTAGAAATCCCAGCAGGAAGTGCCGCCAAATGGAATTTGAAAAAAGGCGATCAATTACGTCTCAAATATTTCCGCTCTGCCTTGCCTGCTTCGCGTTAATTAGCCTTTCATGGCACGCAAATGCCACTTTTGTCTATGCGCGCTC
The sequence above is drawn from the Rickettsiales bacterium genome and encodes:
- the glmU gene encoding bifunctional UDP-N-acetylglucosamine diphosphorylase/glucosamine-1-phosphate N-acetyltransferase GlmU, coding for MKKPSIACVILCAGQGTRMKSPLPKVLHEVAGLPMVGHVLKTSSQLKPEEMVVVVGPEMPKVAEVIAQLDYDANTAIQHEALGTGHAVRAAEESLDGFDGLVFVLYGDTPLIEVETLRAMILTKAAVTVLGMRPVDPAAYGRLVCDDKGDLQRIVEFKEADAQERAINLCNSGVMAVNAKDLIRYLAQIKNDNAKGEYYLTDLVEIAVKEGKTCAVVEASEESLLGVNDRVDLAAAEHAYQARARNHIMRSGVTMQAPETVSFCHDTEIHKDVVIEPNVYFGPGVEVESGARIRAFSHLEGAHVSKDAIIGPYARLRPGANIGKGARIGNFVEIKNADLEEGAKVNHLSYVGDAHVGAYANIGAGTITCNYDGFQKYRTTIGDHAFIGSNSALVAPVEVGEGAIVGAGSTITEDVEADALAMTRPQQLHRVGWAQKFRNKRQN
- the rmuC gene encoding DNA recombination protein RmuC, which translates into the protein MPQIPANFVMPALLALCGLLLVVLFTHFYRTSRMRRIMNVQREHIIRLEAEAEASDRYGDTFKDAARASVMAVGQELSSKLLEDHKREAEAVKQSIGQKTEEQQQKFLKQFGELSNAVAAINETSKQTQDKADTLWRTMSSPGTAGQLTEVSLENLLLNLGLQRGTDFDLQASMTNDAGSNFRPDGIVYLPFDRLMIIDCKASKYELELAAAETEQERTQAEAKFSQAMHKHITSLAQKNYTAAVIDDHKRRTGNAPHPQIINVMYIASDAAVSRLDTIDGSFREKMQKYGIIAVGPAGLHGLCSIASMQISELKRDENREKIVKEIERILAGLAINLDHLEKTGTHLKRAAESYTKFTSSYNRTLSPRLKNIEKLGISPEGNKKLPGKLLGFEMRETNEWIEGEAEDADNVTSLEDKRKSTS
- a CDS encoding alpha/beta hydrolase, giving the protein MQFPGPQWPELETITLTDGRTLAFRRIGAKTGKPVLFFHGTPGSHTLGFMAGDAAERAGYQLICPDRPGIGDSAPQKGRELRHYPLDMIQLLAHLKIKECGVIGISGGAPYAFQCAYDLPNQITFVTSLSGWLSFGREEATGIKLPKPINTFRLMYKSKFTVPAVGKLTEYTVNKQPDKFVAHLRKTLPPADVALMDVDFYRELFLYDLQNAYKNGWKGPAVDGALQFGDQPFALHNIKQPVILLHGTADSVVPYAMAEAYNKHLPNVAEFITTPEGGHLCAATEEGKVFNAIKKIDT
- the uvrA gene encoding excinuclease ABC subunit UvrA is translated as MSALENPSDPFIRVRGAKEHNLQDVDVNIPKNQLVVVTGLSGSGKSSLAFDTIYAEGQRRYVESLSAYARQFLNIQDKPDVESITGLSPAIAIDQKTTSKNPRSTVGTVTEIYDYLRLLYARIGVPYSPATGKPIESQTVSQMVDKVMELPEGTKFHLLAPVVRGRKGEHHGELIAAQKAGFQRVRINGEVYKFDDELPKLDKNKKHEIEVIVDRLVIKDDIEVRLADSMETAVNTGSGLVMVEVLPKKKGGDSEFILLSSKFACPESGFTIDEIEPRLFSFNSPYGACKECDGLGTEIFFVPELIVPDPKKSLLDDAIAPWANTQTKYYKQTIEGLSQHFGFNPLVPFKDLPDETQEMLLYGSGEEVVKIKYNDGLRSFLSNKPFEGIIPSLRRKSDETESDHVREELGKYQDISPCEACNGYRLNKESLCIKVADHHIGEICRLSIEEAVEWFSSIEKKLSKTHQQIGEKVLKELCARLGFLNNVGLDYLTLSRESGTLSGGESQRIRLASQIGSGLSGVLYVLDEPSIGLHQCDNERLLSTLKNLRDLGNTVIVVEHDEDTMRESDYLIDMGPGAGVHGGLIVSEGTAQEVMDDPNSITGQYLSGKREIAVPKKRRETSKIKAITIKGARANNLKDIDVTIPLATLTCVTGVSGGGKSSLTIETLYKATMRKLHGSKAHPGAHDKITGLEFIDKVIEIDQSPIGRTPRSNPATYTGAFTPIRDWFAQLPEAKARGYKSGRFSFNVKGGRCEACQGDGVIKIEMHFLPDVYVKCDVCQGARYNRETLEVTYKDKSISDVLNMTVEEASKFFEAHPSISEKCKALEEVGLGYIGIGQSATTLSGGEAQRIKLARELSKRSTGRTLYILDEPTTGLHSEDIAKLLMVLHRLVDAGNTVVVIEHNLDVVKTADWVVDIGPGGGHKGGELVVAGTPEEVIKEKRSITGKWLKPYLNKKKGAEGKSKKVA
- the ssb gene encoding single-stranded DNA-binding protein: MAGSINKVTLIGNVGNEPEIRQTQDGRELANLSIATSDSWRDKNTGERREKTEWHRVVVFNEGLVKVIKNYVHKGSKLYLEGALQTRKWTGNDGIEKYTTEVVLQGFNGNLTMLDSKGSQGGSYNQDSGSQNQGQQQASPAFGQVPGGNASNAPAAAPELDDEIPF
- a CDS encoding DUF192 domain-containing protein, producing MDKLKFWGAAVGFILFLWIMSPDPEPEATDFTTTEAQLTGDGATILSDPLDGPQTMQFKTGKVPITTRGGNLPLVLGFAHSDEQQSAGLMHYRVWPNYMHGLLFLFEEEDSYSMWMRNTHLSLDIAFIDRNGRIVQIVRNTTPKSEVPIKAQDQVLAILEIPAGSAAKWNLKKGDQLRLKYFRSALPASR